The following are encoded in a window of Pontiella desulfatans genomic DNA:
- a CDS encoding TrmH family RNA methyltransferase: protein MQTNQPDQSQHKFEHVRHKPPTALKEERPLIVACSPLRSNVNLSTIFRTAGCCGVREIIATGNAKLIGKIARDGADEVKLTPRNSLPPVLKKLKEDGYTLVGLEQTTNSTELSQYAFPKKAVLVVGSEREGLSQECLCLLDAVVEIPVWGMPYSYNVATATSMAIYEYCRQHPAG, encoded by the coding sequence ATGCAGACCAACCAACCAGACCAATCCCAACATAAATTCGAGCATGTGCGCCATAAGCCACCGACCGCGCTCAAGGAAGAACGCCCCTTGATCGTGGCCTGCAGCCCCCTGCGCAGCAACGTCAACCTCTCCACGATTTTCCGGACGGCCGGGTGCTGCGGCGTCCGCGAAATCATTGCCACGGGCAATGCCAAGCTGATTGGAAAGATTGCGCGCGACGGCGCGGACGAGGTGAAACTGACCCCCCGCAACAGCCTTCCGCCCGTGCTGAAAAAGCTGAAAGAGGACGGCTACACCCTCGTGGGTCTCGAACAAACCACCAACTCGACCGAGCTCTCGCAGTATGCCTTCCCCAAAAAAGCCGTGCTGGTGGTCGGCTCGGAACGCGAAGGGCTTTCGCAGGAGTGCCTGTGCCTGCTGGATGCGGTCGTCGAAATCCCCGTCTGGGGCATGCCCTATTCCTACAACGTGGCCACCGCCACCTCGATGGCCATCTATGAATATTGCCGCCAGCACCCCGCGGGCTGA
- a CDS encoding DUF2391 family protein — protein MDFKTPDEMIKRIGGYLHRVVPVVDATGKVLDYTLKPLMIEFKPRDVMQVIVGASLLSIPVSFTEEVWVLGSELPLANVIGLSALSLVFIGLFVYYNFYRFDFKGHTLEFIKRVAGTYFISLLVVALLLSIINKCPWGTDYMTAIKRILIVAFPASMSAAVSDSIK, from the coding sequence ATGGATTTCAAGACACCGGACGAAATGATCAAGCGCATCGGCGGCTACCTGCACCGCGTGGTGCCCGTGGTGGATGCAACGGGCAAGGTGCTCGACTACACCCTCAAGCCGCTGATGATCGAGTTCAAGCCGCGCGATGTGATGCAGGTGATTGTCGGCGCGTCGCTGCTCTCCATTCCGGTCTCTTTCACGGAAGAGGTCTGGGTGCTCGGCTCGGAACTGCCGTTGGCCAATGTGATTGGCCTGAGTGCCCTCTCGCTGGTGTTCATCGGCCTGTTCGTCTACTACAACTTCTATCGCTTCGACTTCAAGGGGCACACGCTGGAGTTCATCAAGCGCGTGGCCGGAACCTACTTCATTTCCCTGCTGGTGGTGGCGCTGCTGCTTTCCATCATCAACAAGTGCCCGTGGGGCACCGACTATATGACCGCCATCAAACGCATCCTGATCGTCGCCTTTCCGGCCTCCATGAGCGCGGCCGTGAGCGACTCGATCAAGTAG
- a CDS encoding CDP-alcohol phosphatidyltransferase family protein → MKPTKTLNWRDHLSFIPSSITLCNALCGLSAIIYMTGSRGGEGLVPLPAVWLILAAMFFDIFDGFAARKLNAVSRHGMELDSLSDLLSFGIAPAILIFRVAQGCCDGSVPGQWVAWAAAGFFMVCAMWRLALYNTVALSDTSSDGVFSGLPTPGATAILCSMALLSTRLNVEDRAVGFIIIAYGFILGLMMISGFKYNHFKKVVTTGPIPFRIAVFLLMLTAILMIDEFIFYLLFVVVHLYLLSGLMGETHFKKDLPLADTPPEL, encoded by the coding sequence ATGAAACCAACGAAAACATTGAACTGGAGAGACCATCTCTCGTTCATTCCCTCATCCATCACGCTCTGCAATGCGCTTTGCGGCCTTTCCGCCATCATCTACATGACGGGATCGCGCGGCGGCGAGGGCCTCGTTCCCCTCCCGGCGGTATGGCTGATTCTGGCCGCCATGTTTTTTGACATTTTCGATGGATTCGCCGCCCGCAAGCTCAATGCGGTCAGCCGGCACGGCATGGAGCTCGACTCCCTTTCGGACCTGCTTTCGTTCGGCATTGCCCCGGCCATCCTCATCTTCCGGGTGGCGCAAGGCTGCTGCGATGGCTCCGTTCCCGGGCAATGGGTTGCCTGGGCGGCGGCCGGGTTCTTCATGGTATGCGCCATGTGGCGACTGGCGCTTTACAACACCGTCGCCCTTTCCGACACTTCGTCGGACGGCGTCTTTTCAGGGCTGCCGACCCCCGGCGCAACGGCCATACTCTGCTCCATGGCATTGCTCTCCACCCGGCTCAACGTCGAAGACCGCGCCGTGGGCTTCATCATCATCGCCTATGGCTTCATCTTGGGGCTGATGATGATTAGCGGATTCAAATACAACCACTTCAAGAAAGTCGTCACCACGGGGCCCATCCCCTTCCGCATCGCCGTATTCCTGCTCATGCTCACCGCCATCCTGATGATCGACGAATTCATCTTTTATTTGCTCTTTGTGGTTGTGCACCTCTATCTGCTCTCCGGCCTGATGGGCGAAACGCATTTCAAAAAAGACCTTCCCCTTGCCGACACGCCCCCCGAACTCTGA
- a CDS encoding phosphatidylserine decarboxylase yields the protein MKLCRYGMREWLGSGLAALAMGGVWLLVLLKLNVAAGTVLLILTALAWLAIAAFFRVPVRAIPSDDLVLVSPADGLVRDIEVVKDHGIEAFEGLELLRIGIFLSVLDVHVNRAPCAFKVEHRKYKEGRFLDARSPRCAKENESLVIAGTGRAGGKDFPMAVRQVSGAIARRIVCEAAPGDALEKGAIYGMIKFGSRTELYLPNEPWMTARVAIGDKICSGSTVIASIQLAGDFA from the coding sequence ATGAAGCTTTGTCGATATGGAATGAGGGAATGGCTGGGCAGCGGACTGGCTGCACTAGCCATGGGGGGGGTATGGTTGCTGGTGCTGCTGAAACTCAATGTTGCAGCAGGGACCGTCCTGCTGATCCTGACGGCGCTGGCCTGGCTGGCCATCGCCGCCTTTTTCCGGGTGCCGGTGCGAGCCATCCCCTCCGACGACCTCGTTCTGGTTTCGCCGGCGGATGGACTCGTGCGCGATATCGAAGTCGTGAAGGATCATGGGATCGAGGCATTCGAAGGGCTGGAGCTGCTGCGGATCGGCATTTTCCTCTCCGTATTGGATGTGCATGTGAACCGGGCGCCCTGCGCCTTCAAGGTCGAACACCGGAAATACAAGGAAGGCCGGTTCCTCGACGCCCGCAGCCCGCGCTGCGCGAAGGAAAACGAATCGCTGGTGATTGCCGGAACCGGACGTGCCGGAGGGAAGGATTTCCCGATGGCCGTGCGCCAGGTTTCCGGGGCGATTGCCCGGCGGATCGTTTGCGAGGCCGCCCCAGGCGATGCCCTGGAAAAGGGCGCGATTTATGGAATGATCAAATTTGGATCCCGTACGGAACTCTACCTGCCGAATGAACCCTGGATGACCGCCAGAGTTGCCATTGGCGATAAAATCTGTTCTGGTTCCACGGTAATCGCAAGCATCCAGCTTGCCGGGGATTTTGCATGA
- a CDS encoding DUF2062 domain-containing protein, which translates to MNPFTKKQILQTYLRLMKHKGSPECVGRGVATGLAVAFVVPFSFQMLVAFPLAILFKAAKLPALLFTWITNPVTIPVLYPLQCFVGSHLVGRPLSYGSLQESSIDLIETPTISKLLGLGADLVLAFFAGGLLFGTVAALIGYVVMSNLVRSYRERTEQRKARRLQRAEKSVCP; encoded by the coding sequence ATGAACCCGTTCACAAAAAAGCAAATCCTGCAGACCTATCTGCGGCTAATGAAGCACAAGGGCTCCCCGGAATGCGTCGGACGCGGCGTTGCGACGGGGCTTGCGGTTGCGTTCGTTGTGCCGTTTTCGTTCCAGATGCTGGTGGCCTTTCCGCTGGCCATCCTGTTCAAGGCGGCCAAGCTGCCGGCGCTGCTTTTCACGTGGATCACCAACCCGGTCACGATTCCGGTGCTCTACCCGCTGCAATGCTTTGTGGGCAGCCACCTGGTCGGCCGCCCCCTTTCCTACGGGTCCTTGCAGGAATCATCGATAGACCTGATCGAAACCCCCACCATCTCAAAGTTGCTGGGACTGGGCGCCGACCTTGTCCTCGCCTTCTTTGCGGGGGGCCTCCTGTTCGGAACGGTTGCCGCGCTGATCGGGTATGTCGTCATGTCCAACCTGGTGCGCAGCTACCGGGAAAGAACAGAACAACGCAAAGCCCGGCGACTGCAACGGGCGGAAAAGAGTGTTTGCCCATGA
- a CDS encoding DcaP family trimeric outer membrane transporter produces MKKPLSLCIAIGVAGAAHAELELGETKMDIYGHVMLDMGYQAKQNDPNWFDVVRPAKLPVYQDQYGADGNWFMGVRQSRLGFKTSTPLGDEEIKTIFEFELFGTGVDEGQTTFRLRHAYGEYKHFGAGQYWSVFMDPDVFPNTIEYWGPSGMIFYRNVQFRYIPVKADHDYVAVSLEKPGGSGDPGYEGASFANTAAHYPLPDLAAHYRHMQDWGHVQLAGILRYGELEDQGGGVEDEFIGWGLNLSGNYKIKADTVRLQLLYGEGVGNYLNDGAPDVGATGAGQAETLPLLGIVAFYDHSWSDKLTTSLGYSMYNIDNSSAQTASAFKTGHYALANVLHHPTPNLTYGLELQYGKRENKGDGQMEDVDGDGTAELIESFDDIRIQFSVKFAFGTSL; encoded by the coding sequence ATGAAAAAACCACTATCACTATGTATTGCGATCGGTGTTGCGGGTGCTGCCCATGCCGAGCTGGAGCTGGGCGAAACCAAGATGGACATCTATGGCCACGTGATGCTCGACATGGGCTACCAGGCCAAACAAAACGATCCGAACTGGTTCGACGTGGTGCGCCCGGCAAAGCTTCCGGTCTACCAGGATCAATACGGCGCCGACGGCAACTGGTTCATGGGCGTCCGCCAAAGCCGGCTCGGCTTCAAAACCTCCACGCCGCTCGGCGACGAGGAAATCAAGACCATTTTCGAATTCGAACTCTTCGGCACGGGAGTTGACGAAGGCCAGACCACCTTCCGCCTACGCCATGCCTACGGTGAATACAAGCATTTCGGGGCCGGCCAATACTGGAGCGTTTTCATGGATCCGGATGTCTTTCCGAACACCATCGAATACTGGGGCCCAAGCGGCATGATCTTCTACCGCAACGTCCAGTTCCGCTATATCCCGGTTAAAGCCGACCACGACTATGTTGCCGTTTCGCTGGAAAAACCCGGTGGCAGCGGAGATCCCGGCTATGAAGGAGCCTCGTTCGCCAATACCGCCGCACACTACCCGCTCCCCGACTTGGCCGCGCATTATCGCCATATGCAGGACTGGGGACATGTTCAGCTCGCCGGCATTCTGCGCTATGGCGAACTGGAAGACCAGGGCGGCGGCGTGGAGGACGAGTTTATCGGATGGGGCCTCAACCTGAGCGGCAACTACAAGATCAAGGCCGACACCGTTCGTCTGCAGTTGCTCTACGGAGAAGGCGTTGGCAACTATCTCAACGATGGCGCACCGGATGTTGGAGCAACCGGCGCCGGGCAGGCGGAAACATTGCCGCTGCTGGGCATCGTGGCGTTCTACGACCATTCGTGGAGCGACAAGTTGACCACCTCGCTCGGCTACTCGATGTACAACATCGACAACTCTTCCGCCCAGACCGCCAGCGCGTTCAAGACCGGCCACTATGCCCTCGCCAACGTGCTGCACCACCCAACCCCCAACCTCACCTACGGCCTGGAGCTTCAATACGGCAAGCGCGAAAACAAGGGCGACGGGCAGATGGAGGATGTGGACGGCGACGGCACCGCCGAACTGATCGAAAGCTTCGACGACATCCGCATCCAGTTTTCCGTCAAGTTCGCCTTCGGCACGTCTCTTTAA
- the glsA gene encoding glutaminase A, with protein sequence MFNRSILIALAAFAVHTTLAGASRSPAAVDAASKANEEVRIAGFTAVELQQVVDDAYTKYKDLDEGKNADYIPILTETPSNLFGVVIATCDGQLFTAGDIDYKFSIQSVSKPFTAALIMKQQGPEAVYEKVGVEPTGLPFNSKMALEIYDDRSVNPLVNAGAIASVSLVEASDEERRWAKVLQNLNDFSGTNLEVLDKVYKSEYDTSWSNRGIANLLYNYGRLYCDPEEALRVYTKQCSVGVSAKDLGIMGATLANGGVNPLTNKEVLPAEHVPELLAIMATAGFYDESGEWMYSAGLPAKTGVGGGIVAVVPGKFAIAAFSPRLNEAGNSIKAMKAIRQISGELGVGVYGANPE encoded by the coding sequence ATGTTCAACCGTTCAATTCTGATCGCTTTGGCGGCATTCGCGGTCCACACCACGCTGGCGGGAGCGAGTCGTTCACCGGCAGCGGTCGATGCTGCCTCCAAAGCCAACGAAGAAGTTCGAATTGCCGGGTTCACGGCTGTCGAGCTGCAGCAGGTCGTCGATGACGCCTACACGAAATACAAGGATCTGGATGAAGGCAAGAATGCGGACTATATTCCGATCCTCACCGAAACCCCGAGCAACCTGTTCGGTGTGGTGATCGCCACGTGCGACGGACAGCTCTTCACGGCGGGCGACATCGACTATAAGTTTTCGATCCAGTCGGTTTCCAAACCCTTCACGGCGGCGCTCATCATGAAACAGCAAGGCCCGGAAGCCGTGTATGAAAAAGTGGGGGTCGAACCGACCGGGCTCCCGTTCAACTCGAAGATGGCACTCGAGATTTATGACGACCGCTCGGTCAATCCCTTGGTGAATGCCGGGGCGATTGCATCGGTCAGCCTGGTGGAAGCCTCCGACGAGGAGCGGCGCTGGGCCAAGGTGTTGCAAAACCTGAACGATTTCTCGGGAACCAACCTCGAGGTTCTGGACAAGGTGTACAAATCGGAATACGACACCTCCTGGAGCAACCGCGGCATCGCCAACCTGCTCTACAACTATGGCCGCCTCTATTGCGATCCGGAGGAGGCGCTGCGCGTCTACACCAAGCAATGCTCGGTCGGCGTCAGCGCCAAGGATCTGGGCATCATGGGGGCCACGCTGGCCAACGGCGGGGTCAACCCGCTCACGAACAAGGAAGTGCTGCCGGCGGAACATGTGCCGGAGCTGCTGGCGATCATGGCCACGGCGGGCTTCTACGATGAATCCGGCGAATGGATGTATTCCGCCGGGCTCCCGGCCAAGACGGGGGTTGGCGGCGGCATTGTTGCCGTGGTGCCCGGCAAGTTCGCCATCGCCGCCTTTTCGCCGCGCCTGAACGAAGCGGGCAATTCGATCAAGGCGATGAAGGCCATCCGCCAGATCTCAGGTGAGCTGGGCGTAGGCGTCTACGGCGCCAACCCGGAATAG
- a CDS encoding phosphate-starvation-inducible PsiE family protein, whose translation MQKILKRFERVVVLTLLVFMMIAVFVATVEVGVILWQQLKEPPVMLLNVKEMMEVFGFILMVVIGLELLETIKAYLDKKVVHVEVVLLVAVVAVARKIIILDYYEVSPQMLYAVSALVVSLAAGFFIVRRALEPKSEKNTKE comes from the coding sequence ATGCAGAAAATTTTGAAACGGTTCGAGCGGGTCGTTGTTTTGACCCTATTGGTCTTCATGATGATCGCGGTGTTTGTGGCCACGGTGGAAGTGGGCGTCATCTTATGGCAACAGCTGAAGGAACCGCCCGTCATGCTTCTGAACGTGAAGGAGATGATGGAGGTATTCGGCTTTATCCTGATGGTCGTGATCGGGCTGGAGCTACTGGAAACCATCAAGGCCTACCTTGACAAAAAGGTGGTTCATGTGGAGGTCGTTCTTCTGGTGGCGGTGGTGGCGGTGGCGCGCAAAATCATTATCCTCGATTACTATGAAGTCTCCCCGCAAATGCTTTACGCGGTTTCGGCGCTGGTTGTTTCGCTTGCGGCGGGTTTCTTCATCGTACGCCGCGCGCTGGAACCCAAGTCAGAAAAGAACACCAAAGAATGA
- the ettA gene encoding energy-dependent translational throttle protein EttA codes for MAGEYVYTLENLTKQHGAKTILEDVNLSFFFGARIGVIGGNGSGKSSLLKIMAGLDEEFMGQCIIAKRANIGYLEQEPELTAGKTVQECVMEGVAEQQAKLDRYDEIWELLGGDVSEEESDKLNDEVAKLQDEIDANNLWELDRHVEMAMDALRLPEGDQPVDILSGGEKRRVAMCRLLLQNPNVLLLDEPTNHLDAESVGWLEEHLKRYTGTLIVVTHDRYFLSNVTEWILELDAGRTFPYKGNYEAWLEQKQLIAEQTQKLNASRRKMLKQELEWVRMNASSRLTKNKARLKRYDELAAQEFDTAEENLAIQIPVGRHLGQKVVQARDVSKAFGDRLLFDGVNFDLPPGGIVGIIGGNGAGKTTLFKMILGMEPLTSGSLELGESVDISYVDQSRDDLDADKTIWEEISGGEETIEVGGRDMNSRAYCARFNFKGAEQQKKVGVLSGGERNRVHLAKLLRGGGNLLMLDEPTNDLDVATLRSLEEGLMNFGGCAVVISHDRWFLDRVATHILAFEGEDVLWHEGNYESFKEFMCKQKGDNWTPHRVRYRPIKS; via the coding sequence ATGGCCGGAGAATATGTCTATACCCTCGAAAACCTGACGAAGCAGCATGGGGCAAAAACCATTCTGGAAGACGTCAATTTGTCGTTTTTTTTCGGTGCGCGCATCGGCGTGATCGGCGGCAATGGGTCGGGCAAGTCGAGCCTGCTGAAAATCATGGCCGGGCTCGACGAGGAGTTCATGGGGCAGTGCATCATTGCGAAGCGGGCCAACATTGGCTACCTGGAGCAGGAACCGGAACTGACGGCGGGCAAGACCGTCCAGGAATGCGTGATGGAGGGGGTGGCCGAACAACAGGCCAAGCTCGACCGCTACGACGAAATCTGGGAATTGCTCGGTGGTGACGTCTCCGAAGAGGAGTCGGACAAGCTCAACGACGAAGTCGCGAAGCTGCAGGACGAGATCGACGCGAACAACCTGTGGGAGCTCGACCGGCATGTCGAGATGGCGATGGATGCGCTGCGCCTTCCTGAAGGCGATCAGCCGGTCGATATCCTGTCGGGTGGCGAGAAACGCCGGGTGGCCATGTGCCGCCTGCTTTTGCAAAACCCCAACGTGCTGTTGCTCGACGAGCCGACCAACCACCTCGATGCGGAATCGGTCGGCTGGCTGGAGGAGCATCTCAAGCGCTACACCGGAACATTGATCGTGGTGACGCACGACCGCTACTTCCTCTCCAACGTGACCGAATGGATTCTTGAACTCGATGCCGGCCGCACCTTCCCCTACAAGGGCAACTATGAAGCCTGGCTCGAACAAAAGCAGTTGATTGCCGAACAGACCCAGAAACTCAATGCCTCGCGCCGGAAAATGCTGAAGCAGGAACTCGAATGGGTGCGCATGAATGCATCGAGCCGACTCACCAAAAACAAGGCCCGTCTCAAGCGCTACGACGAGCTGGCGGCGCAGGAATTCGACACCGCCGAGGAAAACCTGGCCATCCAGATTCCGGTCGGCAGGCACCTCGGCCAAAAAGTTGTTCAGGCGCGCGATGTCTCCAAGGCATTTGGCGACCGGCTCCTGTTCGACGGCGTCAACTTTGATCTGCCGCCCGGCGGCATCGTCGGCATCATCGGCGGAAACGGTGCCGGCAAAACCACGCTTTTTAAAATGATCCTCGGCATGGAACCACTGACCTCCGGCTCGCTGGAGCTGGGCGAAAGCGTGGACATTTCCTATGTCGACCAGTCGCGCGACGATCTCGATGCCGATAAAACCATCTGGGAAGAGATTTCGGGAGGCGAGGAAACGATCGAGGTCGGAGGGCGGGATATGAACAGCCGCGCCTACTGCGCGCGCTTCAACTTCAAGGGGGCGGAACAGCAGAAAAAAGTCGGCGTGCTTTCCGGCGGCGAACGCAACCGCGTCCATCTGGCCAAGCTGTTGCGCGGCGGCGGCAACCTGCTGATGCTCGACGAACCGACCAACGACCTCGATGTGGCCACCCTCCGCTCGCTGGAGGAAGGCCTGATGAACTTTGGCGGTTGCGCCGTGGTGATCAGCCACGACCGCTGGTTCCTCGACCGCGTCGCCACGCACATCCTCGCCTTCGAAGGAGAGGACGTCCTCTGGCACGAAGGCAACTATGAATCCTTCAAGGAGTTCATGTGCAAACAAAAGGGCGACAATTGGACTCCCCACCGCGTCCGCTACCGCCCGATCAAGAGCTAA
- a CDS encoding HEAT repeat domain-containing protein: MKERIVQAGIAIALLLGVAGCGETTVETIAKWKTEGNTEKLITAFGNPQQDIRIASIEAVADLKAKDAIGPLAGLLNDPDLVIVHEAIEAIAAIGGDAAIPHMVKLLNYETARARLTAAKALGEWKVSGAVDALIGLLDDEHLTVGCAAAQSLGQIGSPKAIDPLAAQLKKRSFDIRFASVAAIGQIGGDEAAAALAPAIGDFSEKIRIAVIETMVGIGEPSVPFALKALRSKGEFTRPAAAAILKGTGKEPTTGNDLVWYTLAKIPQDPKAEVDPALVAELVALDNNIDGLLEAAVHPTPAEYEYAVQALETIGEPAAAPATAAVGKLSDNAPKSWFAGRSNWSGAPSWRLDLWGAITALNPRFSLNPLQAQTLATFEADARSLMNSSKFKPSPEYIPLLIAQTKTPPEFSNREKSKNAKQNIPLAEKNLILIGDKAFNPLVAGLDAEDISIASSCAKVLLQINREQAKEHLLAAFTAKAEAGAEITGSEFLDLVIALDDPSVAPLLAKVRPSDARAIQVFNEKFPEVQVSVIPMPPADPHPTAEPFKLKYVKSGHTKELRVIFRKGETGEWAPEPPLPDSLP; this comes from the coding sequence ATGAAGGAAAGAATTGTCCAAGCCGGGATTGCCATTGCACTGCTACTGGGTGTTGCCGGCTGCGGGGAAACCACCGTGGAAACCATCGCCAAATGGAAAACCGAGGGGAATACCGAAAAATTGATCACCGCCTTCGGCAACCCCCAGCAGGATATCCGCATTGCATCCATCGAGGCCGTGGCCGACCTCAAGGCCAAGGACGCCATTGGGCCACTGGCCGGCCTGCTCAACGACCCCGACCTGGTGATTGTCCACGAAGCCATCGAAGCCATCGCGGCCATCGGCGGGGACGCCGCAATACCGCACATGGTGAAGCTGCTCAACTACGAAACCGCCCGCGCGCGCCTCACCGCCGCCAAGGCCCTGGGCGAGTGGAAGGTCTCCGGGGCGGTCGATGCGCTGATCGGCCTGCTGGACGACGAACACCTCACGGTGGGTTGCGCCGCCGCCCAATCGCTGGGGCAGATCGGCAGCCCCAAGGCCATCGACCCGCTGGCCGCACAGCTCAAGAAACGCTCGTTCGATATCCGGTTTGCCAGCGTTGCCGCCATTGGCCAAATCGGTGGCGACGAAGCCGCCGCCGCACTCGCCCCCGCCATCGGCGACTTTAGCGAAAAAATCCGGATTGCGGTCATCGAAACCATGGTGGGCATCGGCGAACCCTCCGTACCCTTCGCCCTCAAGGCACTACGTAGCAAGGGCGAATTCACCCGCCCGGCCGCCGCCGCCATCCTCAAGGGAACCGGCAAGGAACCCACCACCGGGAACGATCTGGTCTGGTACACGCTCGCCAAGATCCCCCAGGATCCCAAGGCCGAAGTAGACCCCGCACTCGTGGCGGAGCTCGTGGCGCTCGACAACAACATCGACGGCCTGCTCGAAGCCGCCGTGCACCCGACTCCCGCCGAATACGAATATGCCGTCCAGGCCCTCGAAACCATCGGCGAGCCCGCCGCCGCCCCCGCAACGGCTGCCGTTGGCAAACTTTCGGACAATGCGCCGAAGAGCTGGTTCGCCGGACGTTCCAACTGGAGCGGCGCACCATCCTGGCGGCTCGACCTTTGGGGTGCAATCACGGCACTGAACCCAAGGTTCAGCCTCAATCCACTGCAGGCCCAAACCCTGGCCACGTTCGAGGCCGACGCGCGCTCATTGATGAACTCCTCCAAGTTCAAGCCATCCCCGGAATACATCCCGCTGCTCATCGCCCAAACCAAGACCCCGCCCGAATTTTCGAATCGCGAAAAAAGCAAGAACGCCAAGCAAAACATACCGTTGGCAGAAAAGAACCTGATCCTCATCGGGGATAAAGCCTTCAACCCACTCGTGGCCGGACTCGACGCCGAAGACATTTCCATTGCCTCGAGCTGCGCGAAGGTGCTCTTGCAGATCAACCGCGAACAGGCCAAAGAGCACCTCCTTGCCGCCTTCACCGCCAAGGCGGAGGCCGGTGCCGAAATCACCGGAAGCGAGTTTCTTGATCTTGTCATCGCACTGGACGATCCGTCCGTTGCGCCGTTGCTGGCCAAGGTTCGCCCCAGCGATGCACGCGCCATCCAGGTATTCAATGAAAAATTTCCGGAGGTCCAAGTTTCGGTTATTCCGATGCCCCCGGCCGACCCGCACCCGACCGCGGAGCCGTTCAAACTCAAATATGTCAAGAGTGGCCACACCAAGGAACTGCGTGTGATCTTCCGCAAGGGCGAGACTGGCGAATGGGCGCCGGAACCGCCGTTGCCCGACAGCCTGCCCTAG